From the genome of Sphingobacterium sp. UGAL515B_05:
TTTGATCGCTTTTTTGTATTTGACCGTAAAGACGCCAATCGGGAGGATGATAGATTCATTCCAACTACCAATTTTTATTTTGGGCATTTCAATAGGCGTGAAGTAATACCAAAAAAATCTTCTTTCTTTTTTGTCGGAACTTTTATGAAGGTAAGGTGGTCGCAAACTAAAGATGCTGTTGACCTTATTGTGCAAAACAATGGTACACCTAATTTCTATTTATATACTGGAGAGCGGGATTTGCCGAGCGAGTACCAGTTAGCGGGTATCACATATATTAGTTCTCCTTTGGCCTATGAAGAAAATATTCATTTAGCGTTGCAGAATGAAATCCTTGTCGACTTTTTAGTGGATGCTCATAGTGGATTATCTTTTCGTGTATTCGAAGCAATTGGATACAGTAGAAAGCTGATAACCAATAATAATGAAGTTAAGAGCTATGATTTTTATCAGCCGAATAATATCTATGTTTTAGATGATGATAAGCGTACTTTGGATGAATTCTTGAACGCCCCTTACACTGAAATTCATCCAGAAATAGTTGCAAAATATAATTTTGATAATTGGATATTTCGGATTTTGGAGAGTTAGAATAATATTTTAATTTAGTACATCCCCTAATAGTTGGAGATCATATTTTTAGATTCAAAAGTCGAAGAAATTCCAAAAATATGATCTACCCAATGATTAAGGGAATATTTTTGATATAAGCTTGTCGGAATTCTCTGATATGACAAAGTGAAAAATTGATTACTAATATTGGAAAGATCGTCATTAACAATCAAAAAGTTTTCTGGTTTATAAAAATCATAGGTCTGAATAGATTGATTATCAGTTATAATCTTTTTTCCGAGAGCCATCGCTTCAAAAACCCGAAAACTTAATCCAGCCTGTCCTTCGCGCATTAAATCGATGATAACTTTGGATTTTTTATACTCTTCTAGTATTGTTTCATTATTTATTGGCTTTTTCCGGAATTCTATGAGCGTTGAACCAACCGGTCTTAATATAAAGTTACGTAGTTTCTCTTTCCATACTTGTTTTCCAACTACAATAATCTTACTCCGTACTTCCAATGCAGATAGACGAACCGTGAGTTTGCGAAGGAGCTTAATACGTCGTTTATCATAGGAAGTAATGTAGAATAAGTCATTTTCGATTTCTTCGGCCTGAATAGGTTGTTCTGCAAGATAGTTGTAGTTTGTTATCTTTTCAAAGCCATATTTTTTTACATCTTTGTCCTCAAATGAGTAGATCTTATCAAATAACTTAAGACGGTCCTCTACAGGAAAACGCTCCAGGTTGTCATAGAGATAAGAAATTAAGTAAGGTGTATATGATTTGATCTCTTTGATGGTCTGATAATCTAATGTATGAGGATTTAAAACGAGTATCTGATCTTGGGGACCTAGTTTTTTCAGTGTGTTTATTACGTACTCCTGACGTTTTACATGTTTGATGTTTTTATTCAGAAAAATTTTGCTGATTGCATTAGAAGCCCGCTCACCGAAGTTTTTGTATTTATAGGCACCCATATTGATATGTGATGCATCAATACCCTTCTCTTGCAATTTCTTTACAATGTGGTGATCGTAATTCCAGTAATCAAAGCTTATAATGCAAATCTTCATTTTTTTTCTTCTCTTTTCAATGACTTAAAAGTTTCATGTACACTGAGACTCTGTAAGTAGCAAAGTTGGTATCCTCGTCGCCCATCTAATATTCCTAGTTTCAAAAAGTATGCCTTAAAAAATTTAAAGGACACTTTCGCCAGGTGACTTAAGAGCGAGTACCGCTTATTTTTAGCGTAAAGTTCTTTCCCTTTAAGCTGACCATAATGGACCATTTTCTCTTTGTAACTCGCGTAGTCTGCAAAGGAATAATGCCATATCTTGTTTTTTAAGCTACCAATCGTGCCATTAACCATTAATGTCTCGTGCACCTTTTTTTGGGTGTCGTATGTTGCTTTACTTTTTTTGAACAATCGGAAATTCTTATCATTTTGTGTTCCCGAAAAATTAATCCGTTCACCGCAAAAGAAAAATAAGCGATACATGTAATAAGCGTCTTTCGCTTGAGGATCGTTTATTGTCGATACGATTTCCATCTGGCATGCTGAAGTCAAACGCTCGTCGGCATCCAAAAAAAGCACCCAATCGTTATTCGCATAGGTCAGGGCCAAATTGCGCTGCTTCGTGAAATCCTCAAATTTATGCTGATAAATTTTTACCTTGGGGTGCAGACCGGCCAACTCAATGGTTCGATC
Proteins encoded in this window:
- a CDS encoding glycosyltransferase family 2 protein: MSQKLSALIITYNEEGNITEVLKSMEFADEIILVDSFSTDRTIELAGLHPKVKIYQHKFEDFTKQRNLALTYANNDWVLFLDADERLTSACQMEIVSTINDPQAKDAYYMYRLFFFCGERINFSGTQNDKNFRLFKKSKATYDTQKKVHETLMVNGTIGSLKNKIWHYSFADYASYKEKMVHYGQLKGKELYAKNKRYSLLSHLAKVSFKFFKAYFLKLGILDGRRGYQLCYLQSLSVHETFKSLKREEKK